A genomic window from Heptranchias perlo isolate sHepPer1 unplaced genomic scaffold, sHepPer1.hap1 HAP1_SCAFFOLD_184, whole genome shotgun sequence includes:
- the LOC137309846 gene encoding E3 ubiquitin-protein ligase RNF182-like has protein sequence MSEQQMTKTGSSVPQLYTSDELECKICYNRYDSRTRRPKVLNCLHCICAKCLQKVANLRDSSPHIISCPFCRQETSAPQEICQVQDDPSIMAILSHREKAKNRSPSELALTPANLTNFNEPSSNSSNCLVITLMELQRDSSPTNNTSTLPIIGYYRPSSVDSLTSVSCQRATAKCRPCLWKGLPHFLTWILGLFYFSSVPLGIYLLVIQNITLGIIFVSLVPSSLALCVVYGFCQCVCHETLDCLSR, from the coding sequence ATGAGCGAGCAGCAGATGACTAAGACGGGAAGCAGTGTCCCTCAACTGTACACATCAGACGAGCTGGAGTGTAAGATCTGCTATAACCGTTACGACTCACGCACCCGAAGGCCCAAGGTGTTAAACTGCCTGCACTGCATTTGTGCCAAGTGTCTCCAGAAGGTTGCCAACCTAAGAGATTCCTCTCCCCACATCATCAGTTGCCCGTTCTGCAGGCAGGAGACGAGTGCGCCACAAGAGATCTGCCAAGTGCAGGATGACCCCAGCATTATGGCAATCCTCAGCCATCGAGAGAAGGCCAAGAATCGATCTCCCTCTGAGCTGGCGTTGACACCTGCCAATCTCACAAACTTCAATGAACCATCCAGCAACTCCTCAAACTGTCTGGTCATCACCCTGATGGAGCTCCAGAGAGATTCTTCCCCGACCAACAACACCAGCACGTTACCAATCATCGGCTACTATCGACCCTCCAGCGTGGACTCGTTGACATCAGTATCCTGTCAGCGGGCGACAGCCAAGTGCAGGCCGTGTCTATGGAAGGGCCTTCCCCACTTTCTCACCTGGATTCTGGGACTCTTTTACTTCAGCTCTGTACCCCTGGGTATCTACCTGCTGGTGATTCAGAACATCACCCTTGGAATAATCTTTGTCAGTCTCGTCCCTTCAAGCCTGGCCCTCTGTGTAGTCTACGGCTTTTGTCAATGTGTGTGCCATGAAACCTTGGACTGTTTGTCCAGATGA